One genomic region from Bos indicus isolate NIAB-ARS_2022 breed Sahiwal x Tharparkar chromosome 17, NIAB-ARS_B.indTharparkar_mat_pri_1.0, whole genome shotgun sequence encodes:
- the RNF215 gene encoding RING finger protein 215 isoform X2 yields MGPAARPALRSPPPPPPPPPPPPSPLLLLLPLLPLWLGLAGPGAAADGGEPAAGAGRGGARAVRVDVRLPRQDALVLQGVRIGPEADPAPPLGGRLLLMDIVDAEQDAPVEGWIAVAYVGKEQEAQIHQESQGAGPQAYPKALVQQMRRALFLGASALLLLVLNHNVVRELDISQLLLRPVIVLHYSSNVTKLLEALLQLGQVGLSLSSQEPFRLAPLASPPRRTQATAEITSGESLSANIEWKLTLWTTCGLSKDGYGGWQDLVCLGGSRAQEQKPLQQLWNAILLVAMLLCTGLVVQAQRQASRQSRREPGGQVELLKRRVVQRLASLKTRRCRLGRAAQSPPEPGAETCAVCLDYFCNKQWLRVLPCKHEFHRDCVDPWLMLQQTCPLCKFNVLGNRYSDD; encoded by the exons ATGGGCCCCGCCGCTCGCCCCGCGCTGaggtcgccgccgccgccgccgcctcctcctccgccgccgccgtcgccactgctgctgctgctgcccttaCTGCCGCTCTGGCTGGGCCTGGCGGGGCCGGGGGCCGCGGCGGACGGCGGCGAGCCcgcggccggggcggggcggggcggggcccgcGCCGTGCGGGTGGACGTGAGGCTGCCGCGGCAGGACGCGCTGGTGCTGCAGGGGGTGAGGATCGGCCCCGAGGCCGACCCGGCGCCCCCGCTGGGCGGCCGCTTGCTGCTG ATGGACATCGTGGATGCTGAGCAGGACGCGCCCGTAGAAGGCTGGATTGCAGTGGCATACGTGGGCAAAGAGCAGGAGGCCCAGATTCACCAGGAGAGTCAGGGCGCCGGCCCACAGGCCTATCCCAAGGCTCTGGTTCAGCAG ATGCGGAGGGCGCTCTTCCTGGGAGCCTCAGCCCTGCTGCTCCTCGTCCTAAACCACAATGTGGTCCGAGAG CTGGACATTTCCCAGCTTCTGCTCAGGCCAGTGATCGTCCTGCATTATTCCTCCAACGTCACCAAGCTGTTGGAGGCGCTGCTGCA GCTGGGGCAGGTGGGCCTGAGCCTCTCCTCCCAAGAGCCCTTCCGTCTGGCGCCTCTGGCTTCCCCTCCCAGGAGGACCCAGGCCACAGCTGAGATCACCAGCGGAGAGTCCCTGTCGGCCAACATCGAGTGGAAGCTAACTCTGTGGACCACCTGTGGCCTCTCTAAGGATGGCTACGGAGGATGGCAGGACTTGGTGTGCCTGGGAGGCAGTCGGGCCCAGGAGCAG AAGCCGCTGCAGCAGCTGTGGAATGCCATCCTGCTGGTGGCCATGCTCCTGTGCACGGGCCTCGTGGTGCAGGCTCAGCGGCAGGCATCCCGGCAGAGCCGGCGGGAGCCTGGAGGCCAG GTGGAGCTACTCAAGCGCCGGGTGGTGCAGAGGCTGGCATCCCTCAAGACCCGGAGGTGCCGGCTGGGCCGGGCAGCGCAGAGCCCCCCGGAGCCTGGTGCTGAGACCTGCGCTGTGTGTCTGGACTACTTCTGCAACAAGCAG TGGCTCCGGGTGCTGCCCTGTAAGCATGAGTTCCACCGAGACTGCGTGGACCCCTGGCTGATGCTCCAGCAGACCTGCCCGCTGTGCAAATTCAACGTCCTGG GGAACCGCTACTCCGATGATTAG
- the RNF215 gene encoding RING finger protein 215 isoform X1 — protein MGPAARPALRSPPPPPPPPPPPPSPLLLLLPLLPLWLGLAGPGAAADGGEPAAGAGRGGARAVRVDVRLPRQDALVLQGVRIGPEADPAPPLGGRLLLMDIVDAEQDAPVEGWIAVAYVGKEQEAQIHQESQGAGPQAYPKALVQQMRRALFLGASALLLLVLNHNVVRELDISQLLLRPVIVLHYSSNVTKLLEALLQRLGQVGLSLSSQEPFRLAPLASPPRRTQATAEITSGESLSANIEWKLTLWTTCGLSKDGYGGWQDLVCLGGSRAQEQKPLQQLWNAILLVAMLLCTGLVVQAQRQASRQSRREPGGQVELLKRRVVQRLASLKTRRCRLGRAAQSPPEPGAETCAVCLDYFCNKQWLRVLPCKHEFHRDCVDPWLMLQQTCPLCKFNVLGNRYSDD, from the exons ATGGGCCCCGCCGCTCGCCCCGCGCTGaggtcgccgccgccgccgccgcctcctcctccgccgccgccgtcgccactgctgctgctgctgcccttaCTGCCGCTCTGGCTGGGCCTGGCGGGGCCGGGGGCCGCGGCGGACGGCGGCGAGCCcgcggccggggcggggcggggcggggcccgcGCCGTGCGGGTGGACGTGAGGCTGCCGCGGCAGGACGCGCTGGTGCTGCAGGGGGTGAGGATCGGCCCCGAGGCCGACCCGGCGCCCCCGCTGGGCGGCCGCTTGCTGCTG ATGGACATCGTGGATGCTGAGCAGGACGCGCCCGTAGAAGGCTGGATTGCAGTGGCATACGTGGGCAAAGAGCAGGAGGCCCAGATTCACCAGGAGAGTCAGGGCGCCGGCCCACAGGCCTATCCCAAGGCTCTGGTTCAGCAG ATGCGGAGGGCGCTCTTCCTGGGAGCCTCAGCCCTGCTGCTCCTCGTCCTAAACCACAATGTGGTCCGAGAG CTGGACATTTCCCAGCTTCTGCTCAGGCCAGTGATCGTCCTGCATTATTCCTCCAACGTCACCAAGCTGTTGGAGGCGCTGCTGCA AAGGCTGGGGCAGGTGGGCCTGAGCCTCTCCTCCCAAGAGCCCTTCCGTCTGGCGCCTCTGGCTTCCCCTCCCAGGAGGACCCAGGCCACAGCTGAGATCACCAGCGGAGAGTCCCTGTCGGCCAACATCGAGTGGAAGCTAACTCTGTGGACCACCTGTGGCCTCTCTAAGGATGGCTACGGAGGATGGCAGGACTTGGTGTGCCTGGGAGGCAGTCGGGCCCAGGAGCAG AAGCCGCTGCAGCAGCTGTGGAATGCCATCCTGCTGGTGGCCATGCTCCTGTGCACGGGCCTCGTGGTGCAGGCTCAGCGGCAGGCATCCCGGCAGAGCCGGCGGGAGCCTGGAGGCCAG GTGGAGCTACTCAAGCGCCGGGTGGTGCAGAGGCTGGCATCCCTCAAGACCCGGAGGTGCCGGCTGGGCCGGGCAGCGCAGAGCCCCCCGGAGCCTGGTGCTGAGACCTGCGCTGTGTGTCTGGACTACTTCTGCAACAAGCAG TGGCTCCGGGTGCTGCCCTGTAAGCATGAGTTCCACCGAGACTGCGTGGACCCCTGGCTGATGCTCCAGCAGACCTGCCCGCTGTGCAAATTCAACGTCCTGG GGAACCGCTACTCCGATGATTAG
- the RNF215 gene encoding RING finger protein 215 isoform X3 → MGPAARPALRSPPPPPPPPPPPPSPLLLLLPLLPLWLGLAGPGAAADGGEPAAGAGRGGARAVRVDVRLPRQDALVLQGVRIGPEADPAPPLGGRLLLMDIVDAEQDAPVEGWIAVAYVGKEQEAQIHQESQGAGPQAYPKALVQQMRRALFLGASALLLLVLNHNVVRELDISQLLLRPVIVLHYSSNVTKLLEALLQRTQATAEITSGESLSANIEWKLTLWTTCGLSKDGYGGWQDLVCLGGSRAQEQKPLQQLWNAILLVAMLLCTGLVVQAQRQASRQSRREPGGQVELLKRRVVQRLASLKTRRCRLGRAAQSPPEPGAETCAVCLDYFCNKQWLRVLPCKHEFHRDCVDPWLMLQQTCPLCKFNVLGNRYSDD, encoded by the exons ATGGGCCCCGCCGCTCGCCCCGCGCTGaggtcgccgccgccgccgccgcctcctcctccgccgccgccgtcgccactgctgctgctgctgcccttaCTGCCGCTCTGGCTGGGCCTGGCGGGGCCGGGGGCCGCGGCGGACGGCGGCGAGCCcgcggccggggcggggcggggcggggcccgcGCCGTGCGGGTGGACGTGAGGCTGCCGCGGCAGGACGCGCTGGTGCTGCAGGGGGTGAGGATCGGCCCCGAGGCCGACCCGGCGCCCCCGCTGGGCGGCCGCTTGCTGCTG ATGGACATCGTGGATGCTGAGCAGGACGCGCCCGTAGAAGGCTGGATTGCAGTGGCATACGTGGGCAAAGAGCAGGAGGCCCAGATTCACCAGGAGAGTCAGGGCGCCGGCCCACAGGCCTATCCCAAGGCTCTGGTTCAGCAG ATGCGGAGGGCGCTCTTCCTGGGAGCCTCAGCCCTGCTGCTCCTCGTCCTAAACCACAATGTGGTCCGAGAG CTGGACATTTCCCAGCTTCTGCTCAGGCCAGTGATCGTCCTGCATTATTCCTCCAACGTCACCAAGCTGTTGGAGGCGCTGCTGCA GAGGACCCAGGCCACAGCTGAGATCACCAGCGGAGAGTCCCTGTCGGCCAACATCGAGTGGAAGCTAACTCTGTGGACCACCTGTGGCCTCTCTAAGGATGGCTACGGAGGATGGCAGGACTTGGTGTGCCTGGGAGGCAGTCGGGCCCAGGAGCAG AAGCCGCTGCAGCAGCTGTGGAATGCCATCCTGCTGGTGGCCATGCTCCTGTGCACGGGCCTCGTGGTGCAGGCTCAGCGGCAGGCATCCCGGCAGAGCCGGCGGGAGCCTGGAGGCCAG GTGGAGCTACTCAAGCGCCGGGTGGTGCAGAGGCTGGCATCCCTCAAGACCCGGAGGTGCCGGCTGGGCCGGGCAGCGCAGAGCCCCCCGGAGCCTGGTGCTGAGACCTGCGCTGTGTGTCTGGACTACTTCTGCAACAAGCAG TGGCTCCGGGTGCTGCCCTGTAAGCATGAGTTCCACCGAGACTGCGTGGACCCCTGGCTGATGCTCCAGCAGACCTGCCCGCTGTGCAAATTCAACGTCCTGG GGAACCGCTACTCCGATGATTAG